The sequence TTTTACAATGGCTTTTTTAGACGGTGAGATGTGATGAGACTCTATGAGATCGTGTGAAACGCTATTCGATATTCTGGATCTGCTCGCGCATCTGCTCAATCAATACCTTAAGTTCGATGGCGGAGGCGGTGACGTCGGCGTTAATGGATTTAGACGCCAGCGTGTTGGATTCGCGGTTGAATTCCTGCATCATAAAGTCCAGACGGCGGCCGACGGCTTCTTCTTTCTTCAGGATTTTATAGGTTTCCGCCACGTGCGCTTCCAGACGGTCGAGCTCTTCCGCCACGTCGACGCGCTGCGCCAGAATGACCAGTTCCTGCTCCAGCCGGTTATTTTCCAACTGTACCTGCGCGTCTTCCAGCTTGCTGAGCAGCCGTTCGCGCTGCCATTGCAGAATGTTCGGCATCTGCGCGCGCACTTTGGCGACTTCGGCGCTGACGCCGGCCAGACGCTGTTCGATCAGCGCTTTCAGCGCGTTGCCTTCGCTTTCCCGCGCGCTGATAAAGTCATCCAGCGTGCGGTCCAACGCCTGTAGCAGTTCGGCGCTGATGGCATCCAGATCCTGCTCTTCCGCCGCCATTACGCCGGGCCAGCGTAGAATATCGACCGGGTTGATTTCCCCTTCGTCGCTCTGCATTTTTACCCAGTTGGCGGCGCTGACCAGCTGTTTTGCCAGATTTTCATTCAGAATCAGCGAGCTTTGCGCCCGCGGATCGGGATCAAAACGCAAGTTGCATTCAATTTTACCGCGGGTCAGACGGGTACGGATGCGATCGCGAATAACAGGCTCCAGACTGCGGAACTGTTCTGGTAAACGGATGTAGGTTTCCAGATAGCGCTGGTTAACGGAACGCAGTTCCCAGGCTGCGCTTCCCCAGTCACCCTTGGCTTCTCGCCGGGCGTAAGCGGTCATACTGCGAATCATCGGTGCATACCTATAGAGCAAATGATGCAGGGATTATAGCGTTGTGTCTCCGGGCAGGGTAGGGCAAATCGACCGGCCGCTATCCGGACCGCGCAGCGGCCGCTGATGACGCGCTTGGGCGATGGCTAGGCGGCATGCAGCAGCGCTTCGTTTTGTCGGGCGATTTCCCGGCATTTATTTTTCATCATCTGCTTTAATTGCAGCGTCGCCCGTGACTGGGGACAGTCCCGGCGGCTGATCAGCGTGACTTCAAACGGCAGGGGCTGATTGATGGGAACGATTTTCAGCCGGTCGGCGTAACGGCAGGCGGTAAACAGATCGACGACGCCGACTCCCCCGCCGGCCAGCACCATATCGGCAATCACCGAATAGGTTTTGATGTACAGCGCCGCCGCCGGTTGCAGCGACTTGTCGCGTAACGCGCGGTGCAGCACCTGCCCCAGCGGATCCTGAAGCTGCATCAGCAGCAGGTTGTTCGAGCACAGCCACTCCAGCGAGACCGGGCCGTTTATTGAGCTGTCTTTGGGCAGCAGCGCCACCATAGAGGACTGGAACAGCGGCTCCGCCAACAGCGCCGCCGGCACCTGCTGACCGAACACCAGGGCGAAATCGAGCTGATTTTGCAGAATATTCAGGCACAGGGTATTGAAGTGCTCCGTAACCAGCTCCACATTGACCAGCGCTTCCTGCTTATGGAACTCCACCAGCGCGGGCGCGACGATCGTCTGCCCGAAAGCGTGGGCGGCCCCGAGGCGGACGGCGTGTTCTTTGCCGATTTTAATCTGCTCCGTCAATGCGCTGATGGATTGCAGGTTCCTGAAGAGTTCCTGCACGTTGGGAATCAGGCGGCGGGCCTCTTCCGTGGCGATCATTCCTTGCGTACGTCGTTCGAAAAGCGCGAAGCCAAGCTGCTGTTCCGCGTGATTAAGCACCCGGCTGACGTTGGGCTGGGAGACGTTCAACAGGCGGGCGGCGCCGCTGATGGTTCCCGCCTGAATAATCGCCTGGAAAATTTCGATGTGTCGTAAGCGCATGGAAGCATGCTCCGTCTATCCTGGATAAGGTGATACCGTTCCAGAGCGATGCAATAACCACGCCATAGGCGCAATCCGGCTGGCGCAGGCGTTTGTTGCCGGTCTGCACGGCCGTCGGGCGGGGAGACGGGGTAAAGCGGATTACCCGGCGCGGCTAATCGCGGCGATCCTGATCATCTATGGGGCGGTGTGCACCAAAATGAACCTATTGCCGCCGGGGGGGACGTCTTCGTCAGCGGTAAATCTTCGGCTGCGGGGTTGCGCCGATATAACCATAAGCGCGATACATCCCTTCGCTGTTAAACGGCAGCGCGATGTTGCCGCGGCAATCGACGGCGATCAGGCCGCCGCTGCCTTCCAGCCGCGTCAGCTTTTCCATCACCACCCGTACGGCGGCCTGTTGTAGGGGCAGCCCGGCGTATTCCATCAGCGCGGAGACATCATAGGCGGCGACGGCGCGCATGAAAACTTCGCCCGAGCCGGTGCAG comes from Brenneria nigrifluens DSM 30175 = ATCC 13028 and encodes:
- a CDS encoding LysR family transcriptional regulator, with translation MRLRHIEIFQAIIQAGTISGAARLLNVSQPNVSRVLNHAEQQLGFALFERRTQGMIATEEARRLIPNVQELFRNLQSISALTEQIKIGKEHAVRLGAAHAFGQTIVAPALVEFHKQEALVNVELVTEHFNTLCLNILQNQLDFALVFGQQVPAALLAEPLFQSSMVALLPKDSSINGPVSLEWLCSNNLLLMQLQDPLGQVLHRALRDKSLQPAAALYIKTYSVIADMVLAGGGVGVVDLFTACRYADRLKIVPINQPLPFEVTLISRRDCPQSRATLQLKQMMKNKCREIARQNEALLHAA
- a CDS encoding YicC/YloC family endoribonuclease; its protein translation is MIRSMTAYARREAKGDWGSAAWELRSVNQRYLETYIRLPEQFRSLEPVIRDRIRTRLTRGKIECNLRFDPDPRAQSSLILNENLAKQLVSAANWVKMQSDEGEINPVDILRWPGVMAAEEQDLDAISAELLQALDRTLDDFISARESEGNALKALIEQRLAGVSAEVAKVRAQMPNILQWQRERLLSKLEDAQVQLENNRLEQELVILAQRVDVAEELDRLEAHVAETYKILKKEEAVGRRLDFMMQEFNRESNTLASKSINADVTASAIELKVLIEQMREQIQNIE